A stretch of DNA from Carassius auratus strain Wakin chromosome 44, ASM336829v1, whole genome shotgun sequence:
tcacccaaatatgaaagtgtttttttccaAAGCTGTATGAATTAATTTCTTCGGTTCAAAACAAAATatgctattttgaagaatgttgctaaCCAAACAGTTGCAGGAAGCCACTGATATCCATAGACATTTTTCCATACAAGTGGGTGCAGGCAACTGTGGATACAAACATTGatccttcatttatttatttattttttgaactgAACAAAGAATCTCATACAAGTTTGAAACATATAGAGTTTGATGACAAGTTATATTTtgagtgagctatccctttaattccAAAATTTTGCTTGCGTTAAATGACTTTCATGCAGATACACGAGTGTTTGTCACAGTATACAGACATCTAATTAGCACAAAGTGAAGTACCAGAACTGTtatcctcctcctcttcagacGTCTGCATACTCCTGGAAGACGGTTGAACTTTCTCCTCAGAATGGGCACGAGTTGTCTTTGAAGATTTTCTTTATATTCTGTCACAGCTCTTGTCTGAAATAAACAGTGAGTTTTCCGATTATCCAACGATCTGTTGAGAAGAAAATGCGCGCGTAATATTTGAACTCACCGCTTCTGTCGCGTGGTCAGTGAACGGTCTGGACGGTTGGTAGTCTGGCGGTCTTGAATCCACGACACTGATTTGAGAATAAATGTAAACCGCACAGTGAAGCGCTACGAGAAGTATAGAAAGATTTGACattgtatttgtaatataatCACGTAGGGGTGTTTCTAGTGGCAAGGGGCCCGGGACAAGTTTTCACGCAAAGACTTGTGGTACTTTAAAGGTCTTACCAGCTTCTACGTCACATAAGGTGATTGATCACCCCTGATGATCGACTGAAGAACGGGATGATGAGATTTTCCGCGATTTATCAAGGCCATTATATGTAGATTTCCCTTCCCTTTGCGACATTTTCTTGAATTTATATAATGGTGATTGGTGACCACATTATAACCCGTGGACAGATCTCACAGTAACCTAATCCTATTTTGTTTCAAAGAGGATTTAAGAAACCGAAAGAGTGGATCTAGAACCGGGCTCTTCAACCGATCTGCTTGCATTAATGTAGGCTAAATGGTAAAACGATTCTGAGAAAAGGTAGGCTATAGAATAgctttgttaaaatatataattaaattatacattattttgtcATATACAGTACGCTTCAGTAACCACAAAAGTTAGTTAGGCCCCATATCTCATAAGTTAGCGCTAAACAGACCTCGAAAGCGCATTTCGATAGGTATGgctgtaaataatacaaaaataccaTTGTCACTGCATCATAACATTAAGATGAATTTAGCTGCGCGAGAAGAACCTCAACAGATTGCGCTTACAAAAAACGTTTCCATCAAACAGTTGAACCTCTCAAAGCCTAATAAGATTAACGATGATTAATGATTATTCAAATCAGGATTTTAGTAGCTGATAATGACACTTGTGCATCTGTAATAATTCGCCTCATTTCAGATCTTGTTTTAATAGTTATATGATTTTATTAAACATAGTTAGACCTACATATACACTCACCGACAATGTATCAGAACGAATGAGTCTTAAAGACATTTAATTACTCAAAATAAACTCGTTTAATCATCTAAACATGTAGTGTAGGCTACAGGTTTCGAACAATAGAACAGAAGGCCTATCAATCGGCTACGTGTAATCTCACGCTTAGAATTAAACTGTTAAATAGATGAGGTGTCCCAAGCATTCCTGTCACGAGTTTCTTCACAGTGCCTGAGAGAGAGGAGAGTTGCGCGAGCCCCATCAGTAGCAGCGCAAGAAGAAAGTATTGCAGGCTGTTCCTCGCGTGCAGTCACACAGTCTCCCGATGCGCGGGCCGTGCTTCATGGCGCAGCGCTCCCCAACATCACACTAAACAGGGTGCATCGCATTAGATACTTAGTCAACCTCTTTAACTTGATGATGAACGCTATTTCTAACGGGAAAATAGGAGGAATATCTTTACCCTGGGAATGACGCTAGCTTTTTTCTCCACAGATATCCGATTGGCCTGATCTCCATCCAAAAGTTCATCGAGCGCCTCAGCCTAAACACAAGTCATTATTTAAAGATACGTTTCTGACATAGTCTCATATTTTATCCAAGTAAATCGTTTCTATTTTGTAAATCATAGTTATAGCACATTTCACGCGACTTTTATAGTTATGAACATGTATAGCTTTACTTAAAATGCCTGAACTCAATCAAGAGAACtgtcctgaatttttttttatttttatttttaaataaaaataaaagctttacaTACTGTTTTTCTGGTGTTGCTGAAACTTTTTTATTACATCAACAggttgaaaatgtatttgttgagTTATGCCATATATGTCCCTCTTATGTATTCTCTTACCAGGTCTCTGTTGATGTCCTGCTCCTCTTGCACTCTCAGTCGGGTGTCCAGTGACATCTGACCCCTGCAGACGCACAGAAGCGAGAGGAACACGCTCAGGTAAACCGCCGCGCGGACGCTGTCCATGGTCCTGAATGCTTTGGCGCTAGTAAGGTAAAACTGGAAATGTAATATACAAAAtcctttttattactattttctgTTCTAGCAATACCAGCGCTGAAAGTTTTTCTCTGAGCTTGTGCTCTTGCTGCCGCTTTCTGTTGCTTCACTGGGTTGCTGGGAAACTTTCTCTATTTATACGATGTTCCTGCTACCTGATGTATTCACATAACGTCACTACATCTGTATTCAGTAGGCTGCTTTTTTAAGAACCAGCTGGGAGTCAGTTTGAACAAAAGATGATATCACTTTGACATCCGTGCAATTTAAATCCGCTGTTTGTCCAATAAgataatttgcatatatttttaatgcaattgattggttgtttgacatgactcttcaatttaaattacaattttttttttttattatcattattattattttgcaagacTGAAATAGAAGAACCGTTTAAGGTTCATTGAAAAACCTAACGTTTTTAAAAATTAACGTTTTTATCATCTCAGTAACATTTTTTCCACTATAGAGTGCCAAAAAAAAGACCATTTTAAGAGTGTATAGTGAATTAAGGTAAACAGGGCAAccttatgaaattattaaaatgccAAAAAGGGTGAatttgaaaaataacatttttagaatgtttttatatTCCATGCTCTCTTTTTAAGCTCCATAAGCAtgtctttcattcatttaaaagtcAGTCTTCACATTTTATCTGTTTATTGTTGTATCAGAAGTTCTGTGAAACTCTAAACAATAGTAAGAGTTGACAGCACTAAAAACATGAGCATCAATGAAAGGgtttttgatgaaaggttttatGAGTCACCTCTCTGAGTGGGCAGTCGATTTCACTGATGTTAGGAAGGTTACACACCTCTAACTGGCAACGGCTGTTCTCTAATATATCCAACATATAATTATCATTGCTCGTGTATATTCACACACATAATGTTATCTGTGTCCAGGTGTCACATCGGTTAGTGACCTATATTTCACAATGCTGATGGAGATGTCATCAGATATGTTATTCACTGAATGTCTGCTGTATGTCTATGACCTATATCTCATCTGTCAATGCACATATAAATGGATACATTTTCATCCAACAATGCCTTTTTCTGACCTTTGTATGCCAAAGTTTACTCAaaagtgtaagtgtttgtgtgtgtttgtgtgtgtgtgtttcgagTAAGGATGTTTGAGAGTTATAGCATCTTGAATGGATAGAATGTTTAGAACCGTAAAGAGTGATGTGAAGAAATCACAGAAGAGTTATTATCCAACATCATAAGCTTAGATGTTTAAATGTGATGTCAAAAGAAACTGCTTACAGAATACATTTGTAATAGTTTCTCTGAATCAATTGATTGATTCTgtaattcttttattaaaaatagtctCGCCTTTTGtcagtttattatttaaatctctGTTAAAACAACTACCTGACAAATATGAACGGAAGGATCAAACATATAATTACATTGAAATAGCAATATTGTGCAAAAATTACAGGTCATTTTTAATCTTACAGTTCATTTCGAAGTATTCTAAGAATTCTCCTTATTCATACTCATTATTTCACTCTGGGTGATTTTCCCACAATGTCCTGAGCAGACCATGACCGGATGAAGACAGCTTCTGAGCAGACCATGGCAGGATGAAGACAGCTTCTCGGCAATGTCTTACATTCTGATTAGGTGTGGTCAGATGTCTGACATTGTCACCACCTCACTGTGTCTCATTTCTCTCCTCTGAAGGAGTCGCTCATCTTCTCAACAGCTCATAATTAAAGCTCAGCTCTTCTCAAGCCAAAGCTCACATTCTTCTGAAAACAGAAGAGCGGGAGCCATTAAAGGAAAGATACAAATTTTATCCATTTCCATGTCATCCATACCAGATCTTCAAGACATCTATACCAATAGTGTGTAGGGAATTAACGTCACTTAGTCAAGAGTTCAAGTTTATCAGTTCTGTCACCTTaaagaaataatgaaaatttgcagaaaatgtactTGCCCTCAGGCCAGATGAGTTTGAGTTTGGAGAAAAATAGCATAGCATTTACTCACCAATTGATCATCttcagcgaatgggtgccgtcagaataagagtccaaaccactgataaaaacatcataataaccAACAAGTAATCCTCATGACtccagttaacatcttgtgaagcaaaaagctatTTGTAAGCAACAAATCCTTTATTAaggtgttttaaatatttaatattgcttCCTCCGGTGAATAAGTCATATAGTCTGTATCAGGGTATACAGTGCTGTAGTGATAAATTTCTCCAAAATAGGCTTTGATGAAGCAACAAACTCATCTGAATTTTGGAAGGTCTTATAGGGTGAGTACAATTTAAGCAAATgttaaattttgggtgaactgttcttttagCAGATCTAAGACTGCTTTTATTTTCCATCTTTAACCTCCCACAGAAATGAGGACTTTTGATGTATATGATATGTAATGCACTAAAATCTATTCACTTGCTCTCTTTGTGATGTGATTTCAGAAAGGTGAAGAAAATTAACATCAGACAATATCATCAATTTAAAAGGTGTCCAAGAATCTGGGTGAAGACAGTTCAAGTATCAACATTAGGATGAAACTGATATTTACTGTAATTAACGCAAATTACAGCTGATAATTTAAATACCTGATACAAGGTGGTCCTTCATAGAGAGAtgtatgtgttttaatgtgtgtgcGCTGATTGTTTGCTCCTTGCATTATTCAGCAGCGCTGGGTCTGCCACAGATCCACATCTCTGGATTGTCAGACCATTATTCAATCCTTCACCTGGTTAGCATAGTAACCTTGTGGAGCACACAGAGGAGTcaggtatataaaaaatgtatgaccTGATGCATCTTGAATCAAATGGAAGACCTTACCCAGAAGACATGTTCTCCAACATCACAAATCAGTCCATGAATGTGCATCCCATGTTTGCCATACAGATACAACCATAGATAGTGGCAAGGGTCCTAATTGCTCATTACTGAGTTTGTGTGTAAATAGAGCTCCTTTCCTGCATACAAAATCAGTAAATCTTTCATTTAAAGACCTAGGAAATGTATTGTGCTAATCAAACTAAAAGGTAAAATCCTCTCAATTCCttcaaatagtttttaaatga
This window harbors:
- the LOC113062079 gene encoding cocaine- and amphetamine-regulated transcript protein; this encodes MSNLSILLVALHCAVYIYSQISVVDSRPPDYQPSRPFTDHATEATRAVTEYKENLQRQLVPILRRKFNRLPGVCRRLKRRRITVLCNTAKFCSDMTYLQHGHICSCPKGSKCTHFFLWSL
- the LOC113062080 gene encoding cocaine- and amphetamine-regulated transcript protein-like codes for the protein MDSVRAAVYLSVFLSLLCVCRGQMSLDTRLRVQEEQDINRDLAEALDELLDGDQANRISVEKKASVIPRCDVGERCAMKHGPRIGRLCDCTRGTACNTFFLRCY